The Pirellulales bacterium DNA segment CTGGAAGTGTGAAGGCCGCATTTTTGGAAAGCGCCCTGCCGTGGAAAATTACCCCGCGCTCTGAAAGCGCGCTATACTTGGAACAAATGGCGGAGGATGCCCACGAAGGCGAATCCCAGCACTACGGCGGCGTACAGCCAGGGTGCTTTTCCCTCATGCTCGGCTTCCGGCAACAAGTGCGCGGCGCCGATGAACAAAAACGAGCCGGCAAAAAAACTGAGCAGGACGGCAATTAAGCCCTGCGAGATGGAAATCGCCAAGGCGAGGGCACACCCAAACACTGGCGCCAGGGCATCGGCCAGGAGCCATCCCAGGCTGGCGCGCCAGCCTCCTTTGGAACCCAACACCACGCCCACGGTGGTGACTCCGTCGCCAAAATCGTGCGCCAAGACGGCAACCGCCACGAGCCAGCCGAGGGTGGCGCTGGCTTGAAACGCGCCGCCGATGGCAAAGCCATCCAAAAAACTGTGGACCGTCAATCCCAGCGCGGCAAGGGAACCGAAAGTGACATGGTGGTGGTGGTGATGGGCAGGGTGATGATGGGCGTGAAGATTGTTCGCGTGATGATCGGGGAGATTCGCATCGCCAAGGCGATGATCGGCCGCAGGAGGCTCTTCGGCGTGGCGCTCCTCGTGACCGGCGGCCCCCAGATGTACAAAAAAATCGAGGCTGTAATACAGCAGAAATCCCAGACCGCAAAACAGGAAAATTTTTTCGGTCGAAGCGGCGCCGGCCTGCCCAGCCATTTCCAATGCTTCGGGCAGCAAATCGAACAGGGCGGCGGCGATTAGAATTCCGGCGGAGAAGCCCATTACCAAATACAGTTGGCGGCGTCGACGGAGGGCAAATAAACCGCCCAGGGCCGTCGAGAAAAAGGTGAGCACCGATAGAAGCAGCGCAGTCATGAGAAGTCGCTAACGCGGAATTGAGTTTCGCAACGAAGTTGCAAGAAGACTCTACTATGACCGAACACTCGCCGCCTGACAAGACCGCGGCGAACAAGCGGCCACGCCCCGCTTTTCTCACGGCCGCGGCATCGCTAGGATCAAAGTGCGTCGCCCAATTGCTAACTCTTTCTGCATTACGATTCCCATGCGCGCCTGTGTCCAACGTGTCAGCCAAGCTCAAGTGACTGTCGCTGGCGAAGTGACCGGCCGGATTGAAAACGGCCTACTAGTGCTATTAGGCGTGGCCGTCGGCGACACCGATGACGATGCCCGACAAATGGCGCAAAAAATTGTCGAGCTGCGCATTTTTCCCGACGACGAAGGAAAAATGAACCGTTCGCTGGTCGAAGCCCGCGGGGGAATGCTGGTCGTCAGCCAATTCACGCTGCTGGGCGATTGCCGCAAGGGTCGAAGACCAAGTTTTGTGGAAGCCGCGCCGCTGGAAGAAGCCGAGCGGTTATATCAGCTTTTCGTAACCGCGGTGCAACAACAGGGCCTCCAAGTGGAAACCGGGCGATTTCGCGCGCACATGGACGTATCGCTGGTGAACGATGGCCCGGTGACGTTGCTGCTGGACAGCCGGAAAGTATTCTAGCGCTGTAATCCGTTTCGACGCGCTAGCAGAGCGAGAAGCAATTCAGCGCCGACTGTCGTCGACGGGAGCCGAACCATTGAGATTCACCATCGGCGGTTGCGTATCGTTGTAATTCAATGCCGATGGTTGCGAGCCGTTGAAATTTGACATCGGCGCTGCGGCGGCGTTGATATTTACCATCGGCGGCGGCGAACCTTGGGTGGCATTGGCCGGCGGTGCAGACGGACCTTCCAGCCCCAGCTTGTTCAACACGCGGGCGGCCAGATCGCGCTGACCGTCTGCCCACGATCCGAATTTGCTCATCCACACCGGGTCGTTGACGGCAAAAAACGTGATGCCCGCCAACAGTAAATACGTGAGGATGTTGGGCCCCATGGCCGGTCCCCAGAATTTCATGGCGGTGCCGAAACTGCTTTTCAAATGGGGCCTGCCGCCTTTGAACTCGATGCTCCAAATTTCATCCAAAATTAAATGGGACATGAAACCGACCATCGCGGCGCCGGCCACAAAGTAGCGGAGCTTTGTCTGTTCGCATCCGAAGACCAAGAAGACGGTTTCCCCGGCAATCGCGCAGGCGGGAAAGCTATGAAACATTCCCCGATGCACGGTGAAGCGCCTGAGCAGGGCCGCCAAGCCAAAGCGAATGAACAAATACATGGCCCCGCCGACGAGAATCATTGATTCCAATCCTAAGCCCATCGCTTTGAAACGTTCGACCATCGCCATGGGGACCACGGCCGCGGCAAACGCCATGCTTTCGCGGAGCGGACGGCCGGGGCCGCTGTCCAAATCAGGGAGCATGCCAGACACGCCGCACAGGCCGGCGGCCAAAATGCAGGTGGGAGCCGGCAAGTGATAAAAGGTGTAAGCCGCGGCGCCGCCGCCGATGCCCAAGATTGTGCTGGTGGTAATGTGCGTTTTGAAGCCAGCCATGGCGGAGGAAAGTGGTCAGTGGTCGGTGGTCAGTTGTCAGTGGGCGCGAACTGTAGCCGATTCGCCGCACGTTCCCAAGATCATCTCTCCCAAGATCAGGACAGATTTGCAGAAAGGCAGCTTGCGAATTCTCCTAGACGTTCTGGTTTATCACGATGAACTGCCATTCGTGTAAAATCGCTACCGTACTACAATCGCAGGGTGATCACCCTGCTGTATCTGACCACTAGCCATTGACCACCGACAACTGACGAACACCCATGGATTGGTACGATATTGCGATGCTTAGCGTGCTGGGATTGGCGACGCTCATGGGGCTTTGGAAAGGCATGGCCTGGCAGTTGGCTTCGCTTGGTTCGCTGGTGCTAAGTTATTTCCTGGCGCTGCGGTTTAGCTACCAGTTGGCGCCGGTGTTTGGCTCCAGCGCTCCGTGGAACCGGTTTGTGGCGATGTTGGTGATTTACCTGGCGACGTCGGTGGTCGTGTGGCTGCTGTTCCGCATGGTGGCCCGATTTTTGGACCGCATTAAGCTGCGTGATTTTGACCACCAGGTCGGGGCGCTATTCGGCTTTGTCAAAGGGGTGCTGCTGTGCCTGGCGATTACGTTTTTTGCCCTGGGGCTTTCGGATACCCTGCGCGACCACATTCTGGCAACCCAAAGCGGC contains these protein-coding regions:
- a CDS encoding ZIP family metal transporter; this encodes MTALLLSVLTFFSTALGGLFALRRRRQLYLVMGFSAGILIAAALFDLLPEALEMAGQAGAASTEKIFLFCGLGFLLYYSLDFFVHLGAAGHEERHAEEPPAADHRLGDANLPDHHANNLHAHHHPAHHHHHHVTFGSLAALGLTVHSFLDGFAIGGAFQASATLGWLVAVAVLAHDFGDGVTTVGVVLGSKGGWRASLGWLLADALAPVFGCALALAISISQGLIAVLLSFFAGSFLFIGAAHLLPEAEHEGKAPWLYAAVVLGFAFVGILRHLFQV
- a CDS encoding metal-dependent hydrolase, with translation MAGFKTHITTSTILGIGGGAAAYTFYHLPAPTCILAAGLCGVSGMLPDLDSGPGRPLRESMAFAAAVVPMAMVERFKAMGLGLESMILVGGAMYLFIRFGLAALLRRFTVHRGMFHSFPACAIAGETVFLVFGCEQTKLRYFVAGAAMVGFMSHLILDEIWSIEFKGGRPHLKSSFGTAMKFWGPAMGPNILTYLLLAGITFFAVNDPVWMSKFGSWADGQRDLAARVLNKLGLEGPSAPPANATQGSPPPMVNINAAAAPMSNFNGSQPSALNYNDTQPPMVNLNGSAPVDDSRR
- a CDS encoding CvpA family protein — protein: MDWYDIAMLSVLGLATLMGLWKGMAWQLASLGSLVLSYFLALRFSYQLAPVFGSSAPWNRFVAMLVIYLATSVVVWLLFRMVARFLDRIKLRDFDHQVGALFGFVKGVLLCLAITFFALGLSDTLRDHILATQSGHYMALFLNKADAIMPPEIHRVLDPYMDKLQERLDPREPFQPNNLPSVDQLEQKAAQVTGTGR
- the dtd gene encoding D-aminoacyl-tRNA deacylase, with the translated sequence MRACVQRVSQAQVTVAGEVTGRIENGLLVLLGVAVGDTDDDARQMAQKIVELRIFPDDEGKMNRSLVEARGGMLVVSQFTLLGDCRKGRRPSFVEAAPLEEAERLYQLFVTAVQQQGLQVETGRFRAHMDVSLVNDGPVTLLLDSRKVF